The Bradyrhizobium sp. LLZ17 genomic sequence TTTGGGAATTCGTCTCCGGGCCGTTGCATGCGGGCACGTTCGGGCCGAACGATCTCGACAACACTTTTGGTCCGGACGTGCGCTTCATCAAGGCCCCTGGAAAAGACAACCAGAACCTGCCGCCGTCGGCCGGCATGCAGTTCTTCGGTCACGTCAAGATCGACGGCGGCTCCGGCCAGATGATCGTGACGCTGCGCGATCGCGCCGACGTCGCGCTGTGGTCGACCACGCTCGATCCGAAATTCGCCTGAAGCCGACGCACCGTCAGGCGCGGCGCATCCGCAGCGCGGCCTCCAGCGCATCGCTGGAGCACGGCTTTTGCAGACGCGGGCGCGCTGCAAAGACCGAAGGAATGCTCGCATCCGCGCCGTAACCGGTCACGAACACGAACGGAATCTTCAGAGCGACGAGACGGTCGGCGATCGCAAAGCTTTTCTCGCGGATCAACTCGACGTCGAGCAGCGCGAAATCCGGCGGACGTCTCGCGATCGCCTCCAGCGCCTGCGCCACTGAGCCCACGGTGCGCACGCTCGTCACGCCAAACCCGAGCAGGCGATCCTCGAAATCGATGGCAATGATCGGATCGTCCTCGACGATCAGGACATCGGCAGGACACTCTGAGCCGTCGGAAAAAGCGGGTGCCATCATCGCATCTTGGAACACGGTGTTTCTCGGACCAGGACTGCCGCGTCGCGATGCTGCGCCCAGCGCATCGGAGGGTTCCCGGAACGAAACCCACCACATCGCCGTTCTCTGGTCTGTCCACTTGTGCACACAGGAAATGGCCGGAACTCGCTATTGTGGGAGGAGGATGGGAGTTCCCGATGGACGCGCGCACCGGCAAGACAACCGAGCTCGACAGCCGCCCCGCAAACAATCTGCTGCGGCGGCTGAGCCACGCGGACTACACGCTGCTCGCGCCGCATATCGCGGTTGACGCCGCTGCGGCAAACGAGCTGCTCTACAGCCCCGGCGACGACGTCCAGATTGCGCACTTCCCGTGCGGACCCTCGCTTGCGACCTTCGTCGTCCCCAATGAGGACGGCCGCGACGTCGAGACCATTCTGGTCGGCCGCGAAGGCGCGGTCGGCGGCATTGTCAGCGAGGGATTCCTGCCGGCCTACACCCGAATCTCCGTGAAGTTCGGCGGACCGTTTGCGCGTATCAATGTCGCCAAGCTGGAAGCGGCCAAGCGGCGTTCGCCGTCGCTGCACAACATCTTTGCCCGCTACGCCGACTGTATGCTGGCGCAGGTTTTCCAGTCGACCGCCTGCAACGCCATCCACTCGATCGAGCAGCGTACGGCCAAATGGATGCTGGCGGCGATGGAGCGGACCGGCGATGACAACAGCGTGCCGCTGACGCATGAGCAGCTTGCGACCTTGCTCGGCGTCGGCCGCAGCTATGCCAGCCGCGTGCTCCAGTCGTTCAAGGCGGAAGGCGTGCTTGAGACGCGGCGCGGCTCGATCCTGGTTCGCAACCGTGACGGCCTCCGCCTGCGCGCCTGCCTGTGCAACGACGCCGTCAAACTGCACTTCGAAGAGGTGCTGCGCGGGGTCTATCCGAGCGAGGAGACCGAGGCCGGCTAGCGCCTGCCGCGCTCTTCCGTCATGGAGAAGATGCCGCCGGAC encodes the following:
- a CDS encoding response regulator, which produces MAPAFSDGSECPADVLIVEDDPIIAIDFEDRLLGFGVTSVRTVGSVAQALEAIARRPPDFALLDVELIREKSFAIADRLVALKIPFVFVTGYGADASIPSVFAARPRLQKPCSSDALEAALRMRRA
- a CDS encoding Crp/Fnr family transcriptional regulator; this translates as MDARTGKTTELDSRPANNLLRRLSHADYTLLAPHIAVDAAAANELLYSPGDDVQIAHFPCGPSLATFVVPNEDGRDVETILVGREGAVGGIVSEGFLPAYTRISVKFGGPFARINVAKLEAAKRRSPSLHNIFARYADCMLAQVFQSTACNAIHSIEQRTAKWMLAAMERTGDDNSVPLTHEQLATLLGVGRSYASRVLQSFKAEGVLETRRGSILVRNRDGLRLRACLCNDAVKLHFEEVLRGVYPSEETEAG